Below is a genomic region from Eupeodes corollae chromosome 1, idEupCoro1.1, whole genome shotgun sequence.
TGGAAAATCGCTTTTAAAATGGATGCACATGTTGTGTAAGGCGCAGCATGCATTcactattttaatttctttttttgtaaggtAGTGCAGCTCTCTTGCACCGAGCAGACACCTCCATCTTCCTTAAAGGACCCCATTCGTCCTTTCAATTATATTTCGGCATCGAGTATGGGCTTCATTGAAATTAGCATCCGATGAACCTTGTACTGTTCGATGAGGTGTCAATAACCAGGGTACCAAGGGATATCCAGCATGAcctgttaaaaattttattgaacaaatataataattgttttattcaaaagattATTACCCACTAGCCAAGAATTTCTGTcaccatttaaatatttttctttcagcCAGGATCGCAGTTCACTTACTCTCCAAATAAATGAATCATGTGATGCTCCAGAGTGTGAAGCATCTACGTATCTAATTTTCATCTCGTCGTCGCAAACCTTAACATAgatcaaattaaattgagaacaactaacaaaaaagaaatcttaCAAGTAAGACGTTCAAACTAAAATATCCTTTCCTGTTGTAATATAAGTGTTTGTTCGTTTGTGGGGCAATTTTTTTAACGTGAGTGCCGTCTATGCAGCCCACTACCCCaggtattttatgtttttcgtaaaagttcaattttgttCGCCTCTTTTCTTCGTCGCTCATTTCAGATTTGATAAATATCGGGCAAATCGTGGTCtcaaaaaaaacccaagacaTTTGTCAGGACTTCCGAAAAAGAAGATTAAACCAGCCCAACCTCATGATTGGTTGGAGGGAAGAAATAAGATAGCATATCAAGCAAATGTTTAAACAATTGCTTGTTTACTCTATAATAGTGATGAAATCTgtagaagaaaaagataaaataattgttttttctatctgtaaatatttttacttacagTGGCTGTGACAATTCTAATGGATTTGAATGATCTCTTACACTTCGCCTTATGGATCTTTGTTCTTTTCGTTGTTCTCGTTGTATTTCATcgattaataataaataggatattctttccatttttaattaacgATTAGGTCTAGgaaaaaaacaaaccatttttttcgcTAAGAACCGACTGTCAAATCATTCCAAAACTATgttcgaaaattaatttattattttcatgttgGCAAAATTTGTTCCCAAGGAAAAAGAATTCCGTGGGGACTTCCCGATAAAACTTGTTCCCGGGAAGGGAAACATATTTCCCAAGGAATTCCCGAAGGgctaaatatgttttaaatacataGGGTTGCCAAGTAACCAAAATAATATTGCattgttttctgtaaaataattgCTTCCatattaaagataataatataaTCACCCGTTTATAAATATTACGGTGGGTGTATGAAACTTTCTTTGAACATGTAAAAGTATGTTAAAAGCTATAAGCAATATAAAgcaaatatgtaaattaaaacaaagaattttccATAGATCGTACACTGGAGGATTAGAGGTGTCCTTGATGTCTTCTTTTCTTGTTATTTCAATTCTCTTGGCTATCTGTTTTACTACCTGTGTCACTATCACAAAACCATTATCAGACTGCACTTaaataaaacgtttaaaaaacagaaaaatatttttttgttataaagtttgCACGTTTACATTATGTGTAAAATAATACATCATTCAAATGACAACCACACTTTCACTGTATGTAAACCTTAATCTTCTCTTatagcacgatatgtggctgtggcggAATCTACACTTTTGTagtagtttttaacaatttttatgggATATGCGATAATTAAgagatccattttcgtaaatgtcagactttcaactgcgctcatgtgaatactgcttaacagcccatcaaaaacagctgagatgtcaaaaaaggaatccaaaggtatccaaaaaTGTCTTGCGTAtttaggtatctgacagaacagctgattcaacacatggttgaattttaagaaacttgaaaattgatttcagctttttgtatttgttggtaaacaaaaagatacaaaatgttagttgaagttgtatttgaggatgttctgtacataatagacagAATAGATTCTGTAGAGAATagattatatatattaaaagtcTTTTGACAGTTGAGCTAATATTGGAAAATCTTCCAATCGTATGTATTTATCTTAAGATATTGTAAAATTCGGCTTGGTCcgacaattaaaacttattcacacttgcaaataaaacacaattttactttatttaaattgttccaagcttatttattgaacactttcaattgatactttttaaacacaatctttactcaattattactttttaaacacagtctttactttatCGCAGTTCACAACCAAATAATAATCCCGCTTCGCTTATGAGCGCCTATTTATATACCTCAAATCGGTTCAAGAAACTACTAGGTTGTTCTCGATGCTTAACAaagcgagttctcctcttaatcactagatgcTTAACGAAGCACTATATGTTGCCCCTTATTTTATTCTACTATAACACGATATTAAAAGAGTGTATACATAATACATTGCCCCCTCCTTAGAATTGATCGTCCCGAACAAATCCATCGTTTTCATCATCAATGTAGCGATGTAGTCGGTCGCGATGTACAACTTTAGGTTTTCTTCTGACTTCCTTTTGTACACGACAgcgttgatttttttaatgactGTATATGGACCTTCCCAGTCCCGTTGAAGTTTCGGTGACAACCCTTTTTGTCAATGGGGATTGTAAAACCATACCCGATCTCCAGCTTGGAACTCTGTTGTTGTCGCTCGTATATCGTAGCGTGTCTTCATTcggtcaaaaaatcaaatggggtgggggaacagtccgttgtgaaccagggcctaatgacttacaactctcaaccattcctgtgtgcgagtacttttgtcaggaatggaagggacttacaattttaggccgaatccgaacggctagttttgagaaagcactttttcatgacaagaattactcttgaaggatttgtcaattcctcgcaagaggcagtacccgcgaaaattaattttttagggattgaacccaagaccccttccATGACAGtccacgcactaaccatcatgccacgggtactttcTTCATTCGGTCACTGAACATCTTTATTTTCAACCTGGTATTGTCGTGGATCTAAATGAGTCTCTCTCTGAGGTCATCAATGTCATCCTCGGCTTGCGGATCCGACGTGGGACATCCGAATTTTATTTCGCTCGGCAGTCTGATGTTCCTTACTATCAAAATCCCAGACGGTGTATGGCCAGTTGAGCTATGTCTTGCACTTCGATACGCCATCAAAAACAGGGGAATGTGTCGAAACCAATCTCGCTGGTTGTTGTCCACAATTTTGCAAAGATGTTCCTTCAGGGTTCGGTTAAATCGTTCGACCATGCCATCAGATTGTGGGTGAAGTGGTGTTGTTCTTGTCTTCTTGATGACAAGAAGCCCACAAACTTCCTGAAAtatgtttgattcaaaattccTTCCCTGGTCAGAAATGCAGTTATAATGAAACTCCGAATCTGCTTACCCAGTTGAATGGCGTATGCTTCAGGCCACTTGCTGAAGTAATCCATGACGACCAGAATATAACGATTTCCATTATTTGTTTTCGCAAATGGACCTGCCACGTCTACTGCAATCCTTTTAAAGGGTGCTCCGACATTATCCTTCTGCATTTGGCTGTGGTTCTTTTTGTTCGGGCCTTTGGTGGCAGCACAGGTATCGCATTTTCGGCACCAATTCTCCACATCTTCCCTTGCATGTAGCCAGTAAAATCGTTGTTGAACCTTTTTTAGCGTCTTGTCCCAAAACCCCACCATGCATCTCTCGCAGAACGTCCATAACCTTCGATCTCGGTAAGACTAGTTACATTACATAAGACTTTCCATCTGCTGATTCCCATTTACGTCGAAGGACACCCTCTTGGACATGAAACGAGTCCCACTGTGCCCAAAAGGCATTCAGAGTCGGACTTCTATCGGAGATATCAGGCCATTCTGGTTTTTCCTGGTGTTCCTTCCATTCGAAGATGGGTTCGATATCTAAGTCTTCTTGTTGAGCCTTCCTTAACTCGTCGTTGCTCCAGCCATAAATGGGATCGGCTCTGATTCGTTGGACAGTAACCACTTCTTTTCCTTGCCTATATGGTCTGCACTTGTTGTCCCGTTTCGTTTGGTAAACCTGGATGTCGTTCCTGGGGCCATCAGTACCAGAAACAAGCTTCTGCCCCTTAAAGTTGGTTCTTATTCGTTCTACCGGGTGGGAAACAACTTCGGAAGCAACGTTGTTAATGCTACTTTGACCAGTTGAATACTTTCTGTTTTCAAAGTGTTGCCATGCGGTTCCTCTTCTCGGTAATCTGCACTGTCGCTGTAGATGCCCAGTCTTATTGCAGTTCCAGCACTTCTAATTTTCTTACGCGATGCACGTTTTGGGAAGCTTGTTCTGCAGCTTCCATCGTCAGAGTGAAAGCCAATGCTTCTGGTTGGTAGTGTTCCGGCAGTGCGGTTAGCCCTTTGGAGATGTATATCGCCCACAGCTCTCACAAATTCTTCAACAGCACGTTGATTTATTATCTCGTTACCAGCTGTTGGATATGCCAGGTGAACCAATCGCTCGATATCTGCCTGAAGCTGCTGCAGAGTTTCACCTCTTTTCTGTGTCCTATTGTTAAGCTGAACTCGGAAGACTTCTGTCACGTTCAGCAGCAGATCCTCTTAAAGCAAGCGTAAGAACAATGTATTTTTCGTGATCGTCCCAGCCGTTTGTTAACGCTGTCACTTCAAACTGTTTCTTGTAGATTGACCACGGAATCTGCCCATCAAAGATTGGAGGATTTACTTCTCTCTTCCTTGAGCACTCACCAAAAGGTTCTCGAGCTTTCATCTTTCGCACTTTTTCTAATTCATTTGTGATGGTTTCAATTTGTTCCTCAATTTTCTCTAAacgtgcattttgtttttcgacGCGCTCGTCGACAGTTTTGATTTTCTCTTCGAAGTCCGCAAACCTACTTTCTAAAAGGTTTTTCTGTTCGTCGAATCGCTCTAAAATATTCTGCTGTTCTTGCTTTTGGTCGcttctttattttcttcaaatttggcTAGAAGAACTGACACCATGTTAGATAAGGCAACATTTGCATTTACCTCTTCCACTTTTGCTTCTAATTCGAAAGCAAACGTATCTGGGTCTTCATTTTGCTGCTCCAGATATTCCTGCACAGTTTAACGAGTTCGGTTTTCACTACTGTCCCACTTAAGCCCGTTTGCTTAGTTCGGCCTTTAGCTCAGGGACAGTTAagtctttcaaaactttactcttttttttttgttaacatcagTACTTTACACAAAATGGTTTAATCACTGCTCACTGTTCTTTTTCTCAATAAGTTTTAATACCACTTCAGACACCAATGAAAAATTCGGCTTGGTCCgataattaaaacttattcacacttgcaaataaaacacaattttactttatttaaattgttccaaacttatttattgaacactttcaattaAGACCTTTCACAGTCTTTactcaattattactttttaaacacagtctttactttatAGCAGTTCACAACCAAATAATAATCCCACCATTGAATAATTATTGAATGATCCCACTTCGCTTATGAGCGCCTATTTATATACCTTAAATCGGTTCGAGAAACTACTAGGTTGTTCTCGATGCTTAACAAAGctagttctcctcttaatcactagatgttgcCCCTTCGAGGTTCTTGTATGCGCTGAATGTTCTCGAAGttagttctcctcttaatcactagatgtttcTCGATGCTTAACGAAGCGAGTTCTCTAGATGCTTAATGAAGCACTATATGTTGcccattgacatactatacgtGGACTGCTAGTtgccaacttcacgatggttccacttttataggacaaaacactagcgcaaagagTTCTATGCGGtaaaattgtgtaacatttaatactcacatccactgctgtcgtttttgctactatagtagtattttactattttcagagtcaactgctactctacccacggacgaaaactactccccaaaataaaacggaaaagaaatttgtatttggtttacaataaaaaccaaaatttaaaatataatgccccaataatagtgcaacagcggaaagaaaattttcaaatataagccttataaaagatataaaaagaaattcactcaAGGTAGAAACTGTAAATGCCCTACTAACTGCTAAGGAActccttaaaaacaatttcacagaaaaatggGAGCCATCGAAAACATTAATCGAGAATAACAAATCATTGTATAAGGcgtcagttatagctatcattggttttcatcattaaaaacaaacattagaatttttttgacaggtcgtttatagctatccttaaacatttctgtctttgaaaaaatttcccgattgaaatccaccgacaaaattttactgacagaaatctatcattggaattgtgtgaaattggaacacaaatcaatgGAACAATTCGTTTCAAATTTGAacataaagtatcagctgtttaggaaaatgaatttccgtccgttgtcttaaaaaaacaaattctttgtgtgatttccgatggatgattatataattttcatttctaatcaaagggaaacaccatcctgatcgatttcaatggtagctataattggtaactgaaaatatgaaacatcgaaattacaataataactttaatttattcttgaatattcaaacatgtatgttgatgtaaaatataatttcaattgtcaatttcttatttaataaaaaaaatatgaatttaaattatttatttcaactatattattttaaaatgttggcctttAAGCAGGGAAAGCAAAGATTTGGTACGACATTATATCctatttgtctgtttttggaacattaaccttcgcaataggccaattaacttcgaatttcgacatttttattttcagtttttaattttgttcatgagccaagcatgtgtttgttgttttttttgttttactcctcaatttaagaaaatgctccccaaaatgatagaaaaatactactcttgaaattttcaaaacgacagCATTGCTCAcagcaaaaaaaacatggcatcgtttgtcttcaacaaattatactagatgtcagtattttctatgtcagaaaaagcttatctgaactaaatacaaacaggggtggaatcgcgtaaggtgattgttgattgttgaccattaaaattgataattttgctCCACGTAAGGTGAttatcaaattgactatcacttTTTTGCTATGGTTTGTTGGTGACAGCTATTTAGGTGtcactttcatatattttgattaattttttgtgagaaagataatttgtgtgaACTTCAGCTCCACTATaaaatttagtgaaaaaaaataaaaatatatgaaagttaaaataaaaataagtgaacTGTAATGTATACTTCAATAGAAATGTACTATTAgagcaccagaacgagaaataaCTACAAAAAAGGTTAATTGCTGAGAATCAACTTAAGGAATAAAGCAACTTGGAACTTCCTAACCCAATGTTACTATGTAACTTtctatgaatatttataaataagttatttacaacattatgtatgtatataaattatacGTTTGTGTATGTTTTGCGGTTGATCCTATCCTTCAACTGGCTGCAACTTTAAATCTTCTTGGGGGTGTTTATTAACGACTGTGCAGTCGGTTCTATGTCCACTATTCATTAAAATTGAGCCCTTAGCTTCaacaaaagaatatattttttttttgaaaaataaatcaaatatttttattaatttataactagtattaagtttatttagagTATACTTACATTTTCGCAGAAACAATACTTTGCAAATTCGAAATTCAACACAATAAACACAATAGctgatcgaaatgacatttatcCCTGTTGCAATTTGTACACAGTTTCCCAAACTTGGGTAAGTGCTGCCAGCAAATAGTAAAGTTTTAGCGATCACTTTACACAGAACAAAGAAAGGTTGATAatcaaaattgactatcaaaaCAGTGACAATCAACTATCGCCTTACGCGATTCCACCCcagatgtcgctaaatatttcatacctttttttgccactgtgcctgaaagggctagtgtagctaatttgaagtggaaccatttttattaaaattttgtatggaaaattcacactactagcagtccatgtatagtatgtcaatgatgTTGCCCCTTATTTTATTCTACTATAACAAGATATTAAAAGAGACAAAGAGTGTATACATATTACAATATCTATGTATTTGGCTTGCAGTGATTCTTTTAAACCATGCGTTGCGataataaatttgcatttttgaaggTCAAAAATCTGCGTTAGTACAATCGTCTTTCTGCTTTGTTGCATTATTGACCACAACAAAACAATTCTGCAGAACGTTAGCAGGCATGACTGAATACAATATATTCGAATAGCCGCAAAATTTTCGTAAACGTCAGACAAAAATCAGCTAAATGCAAAGCAACAGCTTCTTTCCTTCACAAacgataaaattaattgtaaacCAGAAATATATTCTAAGCCTGACAATGCTAATGTCATTTATGACGTTTATGAACATAACTTCTGCTACGATCGTTCGATCCCAAATCTGACTTTATGAACATACCTAACACAAGTTTACGTTAGGTAGACATTTATGAAAACACCCTTCTTCTGGTTTACCATACtggtattttcaaatatttaaattaatttttcgaaacatAACGGTTGGAAAGAGAAACGATGCCATAAATTATAACAACCTAAGTAGCTTCTAGCCGatccaattatattttttattgaaaacaaatataccTACCACCGAACGCCAACGGAGATCGCGTGCTATACTAATTAGTTTGAACAGCTTGTCGTGTTGGAAATCAATAAAATGTGGCAAGCAAATATAGAACGTTGTTtccgttgttttcttttgtagCTATGTTTTATTCAACAACTGTCTGTGAATTCTGtggattaataaaaataatagttgtTACCTTAATCCAACCAGTGCAGTGTCAGATGTATTCAAAGAGTTTATTATGgttaattcaatttgttgtcCCATTTGTACTCCTCCAATTGCCTTCTTTAATTGACTGTAATCCCAGTCCCATTGTTGGAGGTCGGATTGTTGAGTTTTCTGGTTGGTCCATAAAATAAAACGATACCAATTCTTTCTCAAGAACGAGAATGGGGTGTCTAAATAAAATcgcttaaaaacaaagaaatttctAGGTTCTCCTACATAGTTTCCCTGCAGGACCGGAAACAGTTCGACAATGGCTCTGTTCAATTCAAGCACTTTTGTGGAGGAAGTCTTATAAGTTCATCGTGGATCTTGACAGCTGGACATTGTATTCATTACAAGTGAGAAATATCTACTtttatgaattgtttttgtgttgtcaataaaattatttgttttaggAAGCCCAAAGAAATTGTTGCACTCATCGgggttttaaacttaaaatcaaatgaCGTGGATCGTCGTGAAATCGATGCTTTCAAAGTGATGGATTTTGTTCCGTGAGTTAAAAGAACGCGGTGCCTTCTGTCTTTTCTGTCAGTAAAACTGATGCCACCTATTTTcagatcaaatttaaaaaatgacatcGCTTTGGTACGCCTAAAGGCTCCAGTTTCGCTGTTGACGGAAAGTATATCAATCGGAGTAGTTCCGAGAGTGGGAATGAAAGCAAGTCGAAAAAGTAATGtacttttttattaagaatcatattgtattttatttttgctataatttcaaaacaaacaaacctaaatatGTTCATATAAAAAGAGCCTTGCCAAGTAATCGGATATGGAGCTGATAAATATGGTGGCTTGATTCAAGACAGTTTGAAGATTGGAGAAGTTTATGCAATTTCTAGGCAAAGCTGCAAACGGATATTGGGGAAAATTATGGCACCTCAGCAAGGTGATTATACTGTATGTGGACTTGGTGAATCAGAAGACAGTTGTCAGGTATGATCGTAATGTATTTTGTTGAGTGTTTTTAAATGTGCTCTATTAATTAACAATCGTAcgtgttcaaaaaaaataagggctcaaaataaaagtttcaacaaaaattaagaagtgAATGCAAGATTTGGTTGTCGAGAAATTGATGACtgggaatttaaattttaatatttttaagatctgGGAGATTTCCATAttgtctgaaaaataaaaaaaaattatacgaaTTTCTCGCTTGCTGTCAGAAATAATACTCTATCGCAAAATTCAAAAAGGTTGAAAAATGTAAAGCTTATTTGATTGCTAGGTGAgaatgaatattaaattttgtgcaTATATATTTCAAACTCCTGCTCCTTCTATCCGTTtaagaaaattctcagaaatcttcGAAATGTAAACTACTGTAACATTTACTCGGTTATCCTTTATTAtctcaaaaaaaacattaatgtgataaaaaaacaacaacttttgaGAACAAAGTATTTATTATGATTGGCCAAGTTCGCGTTGTTGTAGGTTCATCGGAAATATGGAAAAACATTGTtaactgacaacattactcgaacacaggaatggttgagagtcactaggccctggttcttcatggactgttgagccattttttttatttttaattataattattattaattattaaaaaaaaaaactcgttaAGCCCTAAAAACAAGAGATAgcgttttaaaatcattaaaactaATCGCTGGAATTTTGTTGACAGGCCGATTATaaatatcattgaaaatttctgtcataacaacaaaatttcctTTTGATTGGAATCAAGCATTTACTAAATGGAATCAAGCATCTTGAGGCTAAGTTAAGCATATATGATTGGAAGACCTTCCAATATTGGCTGTACTGTCAGAAGTCTTCCAACAGTATCTTATTAGGAGTCAAAACATGCCAATTTTCTACCAATTAATAACTGtaacactt
It encodes:
- the LOC129939821 gene encoding chymotrypsin-like elastase family member 1, with protein sequence MFYSTTVCEFCGLIKIIVVTLIQPVQCQMYSKSLLWLIQFVVPFVLLQLPSLIDCNPSPIVGGRIVEFSEISRFSYIVSLQDRKQFDNGSVQFKHFCGGSLISSSWILTAGHCIHYKKPKEIVALIGVLNLKSNDVDRREIDAFKVMDFVPSNLKNDIALVRLKAPVSLLTESISIGVVPRVGMKASRKKPCQVIGYGADKYGGLIQDSLKIGEVYAISRQSCKRILGKIMAPQQGDYTVCGLGESEDSCQGDSGGPLICSVHGRDYIFGIVSHGITCGQAGVPSIYTVTIPYKQWIDKIITKKIKQTT
- the LOC129953626 gene encoding uncharacterized protein LOC129953626, producing the protein MEIVIFWSSWITSASGLKHTPFNWEVCGLLVIKKTRTTPLHPQSDGMVERFNRTLKEHLCKIVDNNQRDWFRHIPLFLMAYRSARHSSTGHTPSGILIVRNIRLPSEIKFGCPTSDPQAEDDIDDLRERLI